In one window of uncultured Acetobacteroides sp. DNA:
- a CDS encoding RNA polymerase sigma factor — protein sequence MEDNLIEIVLGCQRGNSRCQKMLYEMFFRYGISVVRRFSSVEEDAREILNDAFVKAFSKIHLFDERSDFKPWFRKIVVNTSIDHYRSAMGKVSTTDGGEITAQIPENASFLDSLNANDIIRLLDSLPDIYRIPFVLYEIEGYSHAEIAKKLKIKESTSRSNLTRAKQQLQLLVTKHHSYENN from the coding sequence TTGGAAGATAACCTTATAGAAATAGTACTGGGATGCCAACGGGGGAATAGCCGTTGCCAAAAGATGCTGTACGAGATGTTTTTTCGGTACGGCATCTCTGTTGTCCGGCGGTTCTCCTCTGTAGAGGAGGACGCCCGCGAAATACTGAACGATGCTTTCGTAAAGGCGTTCTCCAAGATTCATCTATTCGACGAGCGGTCGGATTTTAAGCCTTGGTTCCGGAAGATTGTGGTAAACACCTCCATCGATCACTATCGGTCGGCGATGGGCAAGGTCTCCACCACCGACGGGGGCGAAATCACAGCCCAAATACCAGAGAACGCCAGCTTCTTGGATTCGCTTAACGCGAACGACATCATCCGGCTCTTGGACTCCCTGCCCGATATCTACAGGATACCTTTTGTGCTGTACGAAATAGAGGGGTACTCCCACGCCGAGATCGCAAAGAAGCTGAAGATAAAGGAATCAACATCCCGTAGCAACTTAACCCGAGCCAAGCAGCAGTTGCAACTTTTGGTTACAAAACATCATTCCTATGAGAACAACTAA
- a CDS encoding AraC family transcriptional regulator, producing MNKYQKEYIYRINRVIDYIEANINKELSLERLSDVANFSPFHFHRIFSAFTGETLNGFIKRKRIERAASILLSEPDTSITEVAYYCGYNSPSVFCRNFKERFKVSAQEFRSSWDENSKNRQLDSKSGKLDEGSNAYVCDIESQTIWRKEMKNVIEVREMPAMNVIYCRHKGEYNQIGAAYDKLFKWAGPRGLLNHPECKGITYYHDDPKVTAQENIRQSACITVFEDVKTEGEIGKMQIPGGRYAVGHFEVNEQEFQQAWDSMCLWVAQSGYQPADASPYELYHNNHEEHPQKKFIVDICIPVKPL from the coding sequence ATGAACAAGTATCAAAAAGAGTACATATACAGGATTAATCGGGTGATCGACTACATTGAGGCGAACATCAACAAAGAGCTGTCGCTTGAGCGGCTATCCGATGTGGCCAACTTTTCGCCGTTCCACTTCCACCGCATCTTTTCGGCGTTCACGGGCGAAACGCTGAACGGCTTCATCAAGCGCAAGCGCATCGAACGGGCCGCAAGCATCCTGCTTAGCGAGCCTGACACCTCGATTACCGAAGTTGCCTACTACTGCGGCTACAACAGCCCATCCGTATTTTGCCGAAACTTCAAGGAGCGGTTTAAGGTAAGCGCCCAAGAGTTCCGCAGCAGCTGGGACGAAAATAGCAAGAATCGTCAGCTGGATAGCAAAAGCGGTAAGCTCGACGAGGGCTCCAATGCGTACGTTTGCGATATCGAATCACAAACAATTTGGAGGAAAGAGATGAAAAACGTTATCGAAGTTAGGGAGATGCCCGCAATGAACGTGATCTACTGCCGGCACAAGGGCGAGTACAACCAGATAGGCGCCGCCTACGACAAGCTCTTTAAGTGGGCGGGGCCAAGAGGTTTACTCAACCACCCCGAATGTAAGGGAATTACCTACTACCACGACGACCCCAAGGTAACCGCGCAGGAGAACATCCGCCAGAGCGCCTGCATCACCGTATTCGAGGATGTAAAGACCGAGGGGGAGATTGGCAAGATGCAGATTCCGGGAGGCCGTTACGCCGTCGGGCACTTCGAGGTTAACGAGCAGGAATTTCAGCAGGCATGGGACTCGATGTGCCTGTGGGTGGCGCAGAGCGGCTACCAGCCCGCCGACGCCAGCCCCTACGAGCTGTACCACAACAACCACGAGGAGCACCCCCAGAAGAAGTTTATTGTGGACATCTGCATACCGGTGAAGCCCCTGTAG
- a CDS encoding agmatinase family protein → MEFDPNGVGQPNGNYFALPYSPDEANVVLLSVPWDVTTSYAPGTADGPVAILEASPQLDLYDPFVKDAWKVGIGTLPIDEDWRDKSAELRDLAEDVIERLENGEDENSPAITKNLKTINNASESLNEYVYAEAKKWIEKGKIVGVVGGEHSVPFGLIKALSEKHEGMGILHIDAHCDLRVAYEGFTYSHASIMYNVLDKIPAVDRLVQVAVRDFSEEEIALAMSHPKVVPFTDYELCEEKFQGMNWHEQCEQIIEQLPKKVYISFDIDGLTPDCCPNTGTPVPGGLSFQEAIYLLKLVAETGRQIVGFDLVEVATDEDGEWDANVGARMLYKLCNLAYKSNQK, encoded by the coding sequence ATGGAATTTGATCCTAACGGAGTTGGCCAACCAAACGGCAACTACTTTGCTCTTCCCTACTCGCCCGATGAGGCCAACGTAGTGCTTCTTTCGGTGCCTTGGGATGTTACCACATCTTACGCCCCCGGCACAGCAGATGGCCCTGTGGCCATTCTCGAGGCATCGCCGCAGCTAGACCTCTACGATCCTTTTGTGAAGGACGCCTGGAAGGTTGGCATCGGGACGCTGCCTATCGACGAGGATTGGCGCGACAAATCGGCTGAGCTACGAGATTTGGCCGAGGACGTAATCGAGCGCCTAGAGAATGGTGAAGATGAGAACTCGCCCGCCATTACCAAGAACCTTAAAACCATCAATAACGCCTCGGAATCGCTAAACGAGTACGTTTACGCCGAAGCAAAAAAATGGATCGAAAAGGGGAAGATTGTAGGTGTAGTTGGCGGCGAGCATAGCGTACCATTTGGGCTGATAAAGGCTCTGTCGGAGAAGCACGAGGGCATGGGTATCCTGCACATCGATGCGCACTGCGACCTACGCGTTGCCTACGAAGGCTTCACCTACTCGCATGCCTCCATCATGTACAACGTGCTCGACAAAATCCCTGCTGTAGACCGACTAGTGCAGGTGGCCGTTCGCGACTTTAGCGAAGAGGAAATTGCCCTTGCCATGAGCCATCCGAAGGTTGTTCCATTTACCGACTACGAGCTTTGTGAAGAAAAGTTCCAGGGAATGAACTGGCACGAACAGTGCGAGCAAATCATTGAGCAGTTACCTAAGAAGGTTTACATCAGCTTCGACATCGATGGGCTTACCCCCGACTGCTGCCCAAATACAGGCACGCCAGTTCCTGGAGGATTATCCTTCCAAGAGGCCATCTACCTGCTAAAGTTAGTCGCCGAAACTGGCCGTCAGATTGTCGGATTCGACCTTGTAGAGGTTGCCACCGACGAAGATGGCGAGTGGGACGCCAACGTAGGAGCCCGCATGCTCTACAAGCTATGCAACTTGGCTTACAAATCGAACCAGAAATAG
- the speE gene encoding polyamine aminopropyltransferase has translation MSALGRHILVEFMGCNPEILNDVFVIEQGMVKAATKAGATVINSTFHHFSPYGVSGVVVIQESHLAIHTWPEYGYAAVDLFTCGESVDPWISFDYLKKVFESTNYSALEMKRGSLNLLQHVNFDMNNVREEAKKHINPDTFNRNVWFTDKDDNQALSLRYTGEVLYDKTSEFQRTRVIDTYAYGTTLTIDNMVMCTEKDETHYHEMISHPAILSHGQVKNVLVIGGGDGGTIREVLRHASVEKVTMVEIDANVIEASKLFLPSISRSFNHPKLKLIVGDGIKFVQEASAESYDLIIVDGSDPVGPAEGLFSKKFYECCFNALTPNGILVTQAESPLFNDHAFVELNGCLKEVFGTEKVKTLLFHIPTYPSGTWSFQLGVKGDVDVTNVSNENAETFGNNHLLNYYNADVHRGAFALPNYVKRMLNEL, from the coding sequence ATGTCAGCATTAGGAAGGCACATTTTGGTTGAGTTTATGGGATGTAATCCCGAAATCCTCAACGACGTGTTTGTTATCGAACAAGGAATGGTGAAGGCCGCTACCAAAGCAGGGGCAACGGTTATCAACTCCACCTTTCACCACTTTTCCCCTTACGGAGTATCGGGAGTAGTGGTTATACAGGAAAGCCACCTTGCCATTCACACATGGCCCGAATACGGTTACGCCGCTGTCGATTTATTTACCTGCGGCGAATCGGTTGATCCTTGGATCTCGTTCGACTACCTAAAGAAGGTATTCGAGTCGACCAACTACTCGGCTTTAGAGATGAAGCGCGGATCGCTTAACCTGCTTCAGCACGTTAATTTCGATATGAACAACGTCCGCGAGGAGGCAAAAAAACACATCAACCCCGACACCTTTAATCGCAACGTGTGGTTTACCGACAAAGATGACAACCAGGCACTCTCGCTTCGCTACACCGGCGAGGTGCTCTACGATAAAACTTCGGAGTTTCAGCGTACCCGCGTTATCGACACCTACGCATACGGAACAACCCTTACCATCGACAACATGGTAATGTGCACCGAAAAGGATGAAACCCACTACCACGAGATGATTAGCCACCCAGCAATCCTTTCGCACGGACAGGTGAAAAACGTTCTTGTAATTGGAGGCGGCGATGGCGGCACCATCCGCGAGGTTCTACGCCACGCTTCGGTTGAGAAGGTTACAATGGTTGAAATTGACGCGAACGTAATTGAGGCATCCAAGCTATTCCTTCCCTCAATCTCGCGCAGCTTCAACCACCCCAAGCTAAAGCTTATTGTTGGCGACGGCATCAAGTTTGTACAAGAGGCCAGCGCCGAAAGCTACGACCTCATCATTGTTGATGGTTCGGATCCTGTTGGCCCAGCCGAAGGCCTTTTCTCGAAGAAGTTCTACGAATGCTGCTTCAACGCGCTAACGCCAAACGGTATTTTGGTAACACAGGCCGAATCGCCACTATTCAACGACCACGCTTTTGTTGAGCTCAACGGATGCCTAAAGGAGGTGTTTGGAACGGAAAAAGTAAAGACGCTTCTCTTCCACATCCCAACCTACCCATCGGGAACTTGGAGTTTCCAGCTAGGCGTTAAGGGTGATGTTGACGTTACCAACGTAAGCAACGAAAATGCAGAAACGTTTGGCAACAACCACCTGCTTAACTACTACAACGCCGACGTACACCGCGGCGCATTTGCCCTGCCTAACTATGTAAAACGAATGCTAAACGAGCTGTAA
- a CDS encoding NYN domain-containing protein, with amino-acid sequence MNATTDVKAPYNTAIFYDVENLIKGYGFSKKIVQGLSLHDILKKIGETGKTGRIATHKAYANWLNPTLSFLHSELIDLDIEPITVVGTNGGTIKNVADIRLAVDVIDTLHTHPEITTYVIISGDGAYASLARKLREYSKVVIGCAYKQSTNKLFASACDHFIWVEDPEVENDKVEVRVSDTRSQHLIEKLNGKDSNSNNLIWQRINELLSAFVDSKEYKKALECGINPSVIREFIGAAIPNFDPSAFGFERFIDFLAHAVENTEMAIYLFPPSDIKIGLKSAKPTNAVSLSKSNIKRFGNDNNADIRDQRIRRMTREIKSISTNASTKEVVEKLKEIIEWIAADPEFRTSLTEGVNPATIDCAIREIVVGFSSSRLGFTRLSELLSWLTWDTELCLVQNQTNKSIWKVIFRSSIPADFAIYESKMLPQGDRAEEKATPLTPWKIEKEPTKEPTSIFRQLSNLFRTKH; translated from the coding sequence ATGAATGCCACAACCGACGTAAAAGCGCCCTACAACACCGCCATTTTTTACGATGTTGAAAACCTGATTAAGGGCTACGGCTTCAGCAAGAAAATCGTACAGGGGTTGTCGCTCCACGACATCCTAAAAAAGATTGGAGAAACAGGAAAAACCGGAAGGATAGCCACCCATAAGGCCTACGCCAACTGGCTCAACCCCACGCTAAGCTTCCTTCACTCCGAGCTTATCGACCTGGATATCGAGCCCATTACCGTGGTGGGCACCAACGGGGGAACAATAAAAAACGTTGCCGACATCCGTCTAGCCGTCGACGTTATCGACACCCTTCACACCCACCCCGAAATCACCACCTACGTTATCATCTCGGGCGATGGAGCCTACGCAAGCCTCGCCCGCAAGCTTCGCGAGTACAGCAAGGTGGTTATCGGATGCGCCTACAAGCAGTCCACCAACAAGCTCTTTGCCTCCGCCTGCGACCACTTCATCTGGGTGGAAGATCCCGAGGTGGAGAACGACAAGGTCGAGGTCCGCGTTTCCGACACCCGCAGCCAGCATCTCATCGAGAAACTCAACGGAAAGGACTCGAACAGCAACAACCTTATATGGCAGCGCATCAACGAACTTCTGAGCGCGTTCGTCGACTCGAAGGAGTACAAGAAAGCGCTGGAATGCGGCATCAACCCATCGGTAATACGGGAGTTCATCGGGGCCGCCATCCCCAACTTCGACCCATCGGCTTTTGGATTCGAACGCTTTATCGACTTCCTAGCCCATGCCGTCGAGAACACCGAAATGGCAATCTACCTCTTTCCCCCTTCCGATATCAAAATTGGACTCAAAAGCGCCAAGCCCACAAACGCCGTATCGCTAAGCAAAAGCAACATCAAGCGGTTTGGCAACGACAACAACGCCGACATCCGAGATCAACGAATAAGGAGAATGACCCGGGAGATAAAGTCGATCTCCACCAACGCCAGCACCAAGGAGGTGGTCGAAAAGCTTAAAGAAATTATCGAGTGGATTGCGGCAGATCCAGAATTTCGAACCAGCCTAACCGAGGGCGTCAATCCGGCAACCATCGACTGCGCCATTCGCGAGATCGTAGTTGGATTCTCCAGCAGCCGGCTAGGGTTTACGCGCCTCTCCGAGCTGCTCAGCTGGCTCACCTGGGACACCGAGCTCTGTCTTGTCCAAAACCAGACAAACAAATCCATCTGGAAGGTGATATTCCGATCTTCCATTCCAGCAGATTTTGCGATATACGAAAGCAAAATGCTTCCACAAGGCGACAGAGCAGAAGAAAAAGCCACTCCCCTTACACCTTGGAAAATAGAAAAAGAGCCAACCAAAGAGCCTACAAGCATCTTTAGGCAGCTATCGAACCTATTCCGAACAAAGCATTAA
- a CDS encoding serine hydrolase, with translation MKSLLAVAITLLIALQATSQPLQRVMPEQVGMSTQQLRYADQAIQKAIDSKQIPGAVLAVVRQGKMAYLKAYGNKQTVPTAEPMTVNTVFDMASCTKPIATAISAMILIEQGKLRLSDKVSLYVPSFTDNIRVIDLFTHTSGLPAYAPISSIKAKHAAPNPSPSPIVEYIATCKRDTTPETAFKYSCLNYITLQQIIETISGKSLRDFAKENIYDVLGMDHTDYNPTGKLLELCAPTERLKDGSVLKGIVHDPLAREMNGGISGNAGIFSCADDLAILSAALLNGGEYNGKRILSPMGVQALTHVPASLASFGRSLGWDVSSPYSSNKGDLFGPNAYGHTGYTGTSIVIDPDTQTAVILLTNRVHPEDKGEVTRLRTMVANVVAASIYPPARKYTDHYYQRTLQFENENPITDGDIVMLGDSMTENGGDWGTLLNAKHVRNRGIIGDDAMGVYDRLYQILPGKPKTIYLMLGVNDVSHNLSADSVVTLLTTVIDRIQSESPKTKLYLQSLIPINESFGRYKTMIGKTNLIPEINQKFELVAAQKKIQYINLYPFFTEKGTNVLRKELTTDGLHLTKEGYDIWSKQLR, from the coding sequence ATGAAATCATTACTAGCAGTGGCCATCACCTTGCTAATCGCACTGCAGGCCACCTCGCAACCCCTACAGCGGGTAATGCCCGAACAGGTGGGCATGAGCACGCAGCAGCTACGCTACGCCGACCAGGCCATTCAAAAAGCAATCGACAGCAAGCAAATCCCCGGAGCCGTCCTCGCCGTAGTGCGGCAGGGCAAGATGGCCTACCTGAAGGCCTACGGCAACAAGCAAACGGTTCCTACAGCAGAACCGATGACGGTAAACACGGTGTTCGACATGGCCTCGTGCACGAAGCCCATCGCCACAGCCATCTCGGCCATGATCCTCATCGAGCAGGGTAAGCTGCGCCTATCCGACAAGGTGAGCCTCTACGTCCCCTCGTTTACCGACAACATCCGGGTAATCGATCTCTTCACGCATACGTCGGGCCTCCCCGCCTACGCGCCCATATCCAGCATCAAGGCCAAGCACGCCGCGCCCAACCCCAGTCCCAGCCCCATTGTAGAGTACATCGCCACCTGCAAGCGCGACACCACCCCCGAAACAGCCTTTAAGTACAGCTGCCTAAACTACATAACGCTACAGCAGATCATCGAAACGATTAGCGGGAAAAGCTTAAGGGACTTTGCCAAGGAGAACATTTACGACGTGCTGGGCATGGACCATACCGACTACAACCCTACCGGCAAGCTGCTCGAGCTATGCGCGCCTACCGAGAGGCTGAAAGACGGGAGCGTCCTCAAGGGCATCGTCCACGATCCGCTAGCTCGAGAAATGAACGGGGGAATATCGGGGAATGCAGGTATATTCTCCTGTGCCGACGACCTGGCCATCCTATCGGCAGCGCTGCTTAACGGCGGAGAGTACAACGGCAAGCGCATCCTCAGCCCCATGGGCGTACAGGCGCTCACCCATGTACCCGCAAGCCTAGCATCCTTTGGCCGATCGCTCGGGTGGGACGTATCCTCGCCCTACTCCTCCAACAAGGGCGACCTATTCGGGCCAAACGCCTACGGCCACACCGGCTACACGGGCACCTCCATCGTAATCGACCCCGATACCCAAACCGCGGTAATCCTCCTCACCAACCGGGTTCACCCCGAGGATAAGGGCGAGGTAACCCGCCTGCGCACCATGGTGGCTAACGTCGTTGCCGCCTCCATCTACCCCCCAGCGCGCAAGTACACCGACCACTACTACCAGCGCACGCTACAGTTCGAAAACGAGAATCCGATCACCGATGGCGACATCGTTATGCTGGGCGACAGCATGACCGAAAATGGCGGCGATTGGGGAACGCTCCTCAACGCAAAGCACGTGCGCAACCGCGGCATCATTGGCGACGATGCCATGGGCGTTTACGATCGCCTATACCAAATCCTACCCGGTAAGCCCAAAACGATATACCTAATGCTTGGGGTAAACGATGTATCGCACAACCTCTCGGCAGATAGCGTGGTGACGCTGCTCACCACGGTTATTGATAGAATACAGTCCGAATCGCCCAAAACCAAGCTATACCTGCAAAGCTTAATCCCCATCAACGAATCGTTTGGCCGCTACAAAACCATGATAGGTAAGACCAACTTAATACCGGAGATTAACCAGAAGTTTGAACTGGTTGCTGCCCAAAAGAAGATCCAGTACATCAACCTCTACCCCTTCTTCACCGAAAAGGGCACCAACGTGCTGCGCAAGGAGCTCACCACCGATGGTTTGCACCTTACCAAGGAGGGATACGACATATGGAGTAAGCAGCTGAGGTAG
- a CDS encoding acyltransferase, with protein sequence MSASSLTPKPHYEILDGLRGVAAVLVVAFHILEVHAQGHVDLLLNHAYLAVDFFFLLSGFVIGYAYDDRWGSMSPGGFFKRRLIRLQPLVVMGAILGAALFFFQRSDFWPMVAVAPAWKVMLVMLVGCTMLPLLPAFDIRGGAEMYPLNGPAWSLFYEYVANILYALFVRRFSTTLLAVLVVLSGGVLVHLAVTGPACDVIGGWSLELVQIRYGLTRVVYPFFAGLLLFRIGKPARVEHGFLLSSLLLVVLLVMPRLGEYAHLWMNGIYESVTIVVLFPLVVFIGASSQLSGKLSTTLCRFLGEISYPIYITHFPLVELYRAWVFNHKLTLRESYPLALLVFALAIVLAYACLKLYDEPARRWLRRRFSGEAAPKPQGPLGAGSSLVESCLPQPDAFGADVEQ encoded by the coding sequence ATGAGCGCTTCATCGTTAACGCCTAAGCCGCACTACGAGATCCTCGATGGCCTTCGTGGAGTGGCTGCCGTTCTGGTGGTGGCCTTCCACATCCTGGAGGTGCACGCGCAGGGCCATGTGGACCTGCTGCTAAACCATGCCTACCTGGCGGTGGACTTCTTCTTCCTGCTGTCGGGCTTCGTTATCGGCTACGCCTACGACGACCGATGGGGGAGCATGAGCCCGGGCGGCTTCTTCAAGCGGCGCCTCATCCGGCTCCAGCCCTTGGTGGTGATGGGCGCCATCCTTGGGGCTGCTCTTTTCTTCTTCCAACGGTCGGACTTCTGGCCCATGGTTGCCGTGGCGCCCGCCTGGAAGGTGATGCTGGTGATGCTGGTGGGCTGCACCATGCTGCCCCTGCTGCCGGCCTTCGACATCCGCGGAGGGGCCGAGATGTACCCGCTCAACGGGCCGGCGTGGTCGCTCTTCTACGAGTACGTGGCCAACATCCTGTACGCCCTCTTCGTTCGCCGGTTCTCCACCACGCTGCTGGCGGTGCTGGTGGTGCTCTCGGGAGGGGTGCTGGTTCACCTGGCCGTTACCGGGCCCGCCTGCGACGTGATTGGCGGATGGTCGCTCGAGCTGGTGCAGATCCGCTACGGCCTAACCCGCGTGGTGTACCCCTTCTTTGCGGGGCTGCTGCTCTTCCGCATCGGCAAGCCTGCGCGGGTGGAGCATGGCTTCCTGCTCAGCAGTCTGCTGCTGGTGGTGCTGCTGGTGATGCCGCGCCTTGGCGAGTACGCGCACCTCTGGATGAACGGCATCTACGAGTCGGTAACCATCGTTGTGCTGTTCCCGCTGGTGGTGTTCATCGGAGCCAGCAGCCAGCTTAGCGGCAAGCTATCCACCACCCTTTGCCGGTTCCTCGGCGAGATCTCTTACCCCATTTACATCACCCACTTCCCGCTGGTGGAGCTCTACAGGGCCTGGGTGTTCAACCACAAGCTAACCCTTAGGGAGTCGTACCCGCTGGCGCTGCTCGTGTTTGCGCTGGCCATCGTGCTGGCCTACGCCTGCCTTAAGCTGTACGACGAGCCCGCCCGCCGATGGCTCCGCCGAAGGTTCTCCGGCGAGGCAGCGCCTAAGCCGCAAGGTCCGCTCGGCGCGGGTAGCTCGCTGGTAGAGTCCTGCCTACCGCAGCCCGACGCCTTTGGTGCCGATGTGGAACAGTAG
- a CDS encoding monomeric [FeFe] hydrogenase translates to MAVTNNAMLIRRELMTRLAKMLNEGTIGQEIDRIPVEMRPRYSETSRCCIHKDRAVIKYKLMALLGFNIEDEEDELTPLSEYARIAYARGKKENSTMLTVVDEACSSCVKANYVVTNMCRGCVARPCTMNCNKDAIVFVNGQAIIDSTKCVNCGLCQKVCPFHAIIYQPVPCEESCPVGAITKDELGIERINKSKCINCGKCVVACPFGAVMEKTHFTELYRGFKSDKKVVAMVAPAIAGQFKVPMEKIVGAFRELGFDEVVEVAVGADITSQYESEEFLERMEEGAPFMTTSCCPAYVNLVDRHIPELKPFVSHTKSPMYYTAELARQKYPDGILVMVAPCTGKRHEAFYDPNVDLVLSFEEFGALMVAHGVEITEAEPGSIDKEVTSVARGFGYSGGVTNAVLAYAPTAKVEPVVINGIDKAQIRALKQLPKSCSGNFVEVMSCEGGCVGGCNVIANPKIALRQIDELMKRSKVK, encoded by the coding sequence ATGGCTGTTACCAACAACGCAATGCTAATTCGCCGCGAGCTGATGACTAGGCTTGCGAAAATGCTGAACGAAGGAACCATCGGACAGGAAATCGACCGTATTCCAGTTGAGATGCGCCCCCGCTACAGCGAAACATCGCGCTGCTGTATTCACAAGGATCGAGCGGTTATCAAGTACAAGCTGATGGCGCTGCTCGGATTTAACATCGAAGACGAGGAGGACGAGCTAACCCCGCTATCGGAGTACGCCCGCATAGCCTATGCCCGTGGAAAGAAGGAAAACAGCACCATGCTCACGGTGGTCGACGAGGCGTGCAGCTCGTGCGTAAAGGCAAACTACGTGGTCACCAACATGTGCCGCGGCTGCGTTGCCCGCCCCTGCACGATGAACTGCAACAAGGACGCCATCGTATTCGTCAACGGGCAGGCGATCATCGACTCCACCAAGTGCGTTAACTGCGGGCTCTGCCAAAAGGTATGCCCCTTCCACGCCATCATCTACCAGCCCGTGCCCTGCGAGGAATCGTGCCCCGTGGGAGCCATCACCAAAGACGAGCTGGGCATCGAGCGCATCAACAAGAGCAAGTGCATCAACTGCGGAAAGTGCGTGGTGGCCTGCCCGTTTGGCGCGGTAATGGAAAAGACCCACTTTACCGAGCTGTATAGAGGATTTAAGTCGGACAAGAAGGTGGTTGCCATGGTGGCGCCCGCCATTGCAGGACAGTTTAAGGTGCCGATGGAGAAGATCGTGGGAGCGTTCAGGGAGCTGGGCTTTGACGAGGTAGTGGAGGTGGCCGTGGGCGCCGACATCACCTCGCAGTACGAGTCGGAGGAGTTCCTCGAGCGCATGGAGGAAGGTGCCCCATTTATGACCACCTCGTGCTGCCCTGCGTACGTGAACCTGGTGGATCGCCACATCCCCGAGCTGAAGCCCTTCGTGTCGCACACCAAGTCGCCGATGTACTACACCGCCGAGCTAGCCCGCCAGAAGTACCCCGACGGCATCCTGGTAATGGTTGCGCCCTGCACCGGCAAGCGCCACGAGGCCTTCTACGACCCCAACGTGGACCTGGTGCTAAGCTTCGAGGAGTTTGGCGCCCTAATGGTGGCCCACGGGGTGGAGATTACCGAGGCCGAACCCGGCAGCATCGACAAGGAGGTTACCAGCGTAGCCCGCGGATTCGGCTACTCGGGCGGCGTTACCAACGCGGTGCTCGCCTACGCCCCTACCGCCAAGGTGGAGCCGGTGGTGATTAACGGTATCGACAAGGCGCAGATACGCGCCCTGAAGCAGCTTCCCAAGTCGTGCTCCGGCAACTTTGTCGAGGTGATGAGCTGCGAGGGCGGATGCGTGGGCGGATGCAACGTGATTGCCAACCCCAAGATTGCCCTTCGCCAAATCGACGAGCTGATGAAGCGCAGCAAGGTAAAGTAA
- a CDS encoding SpoIIE family protein phosphatase has translation MKDSPFFIEVDMWQQNCKGRPVCGDVFLSKKIKEENRLVMVLSDGLGSGIKANVLASLTASMAVNYTLLKEPIDRIAHTIMKTLPVDSERKISYATFTIVDIESDGETNVVEYDNPSFVLVRNGKVITPEKESITIEESSIRRKVMYRSHFIAQKEDRMVLFSDGVTQSGMGTQQMPFGWGDEAVQKFIIKELKGRPTRSATTLARKIVLQAQKNDIYMPMDDTTCAVVYFREPRQLLICTGPPFHEQKDRYLASIVKSFPGKKIICGGTTAQILSREFGKEIEVGFDVGKSGLPPTSSMEGVDLITEGILTIGKVAQILEEHTTGEVEGDGPAVEIVQLLLQNDIIDFVVGTKINIAHQDPNLPVELEIRRNVVKRIVELLEGKYLKEVRLQFI, from the coding sequence GTGAAAGATAGCCCCTTTTTCATAGAAGTTGACATGTGGCAGCAAAACTGCAAGGGGCGTCCCGTGTGTGGAGATGTCTTCCTCTCGAAAAAGATTAAGGAGGAGAACCGCCTGGTGATGGTGCTCTCCGACGGTTTGGGAAGCGGTATAAAAGCCAACGTGCTGGCATCGCTCACCGCATCGATGGCGGTAAACTACACGCTGCTGAAGGAGCCTATCGACCGAATAGCGCACACCATCATGAAAACGCTGCCGGTTGATAGCGAGCGAAAGATTAGCTACGCCACCTTCACCATCGTAGACATTGAGTCGGATGGCGAAACCAACGTGGTGGAGTACGACAACCCATCGTTTGTGCTGGTACGCAACGGCAAGGTAATTACGCCCGAGAAGGAGAGCATTACCATTGAGGAGAGCAGCATCCGCCGAAAGGTTATGTACCGATCGCACTTCATCGCCCAAAAGGAGGACAGAATGGTGCTCTTTTCCGATGGCGTTACGCAATCGGGGATGGGAACCCAGCAGATGCCTTTTGGCTGGGGAGATGAGGCTGTTCAGAAGTTCATTATTAAGGAGCTGAAGGGCAGACCAACCCGATCGGCAACAACACTTGCCAGGAAGATTGTGCTTCAGGCACAAAAAAACGACATATACATGCCGATGGACGACACAACCTGCGCCGTTGTGTACTTTAGGGAGCCACGCCAGCTGCTTATTTGCACCGGTCCACCGTTCCACGAGCAGAAGGATAGGTATCTGGCATCAATTGTAAAGTCATTTCCAGGTAAAAAGATTATCTGCGGAGGAACTACAGCCCAAATCCTATCGCGCGAGTTCGGCAAGGAGATAGAGGTAGGTTTCGACGTAGGAAAATCGGGGCTCCCTCCCACCTCATCCATGGAGGGCGTTGACCTAATTACCGAAGGAATACTTACCATAGGGAAGGTGGCACAAATCCTCGAAGAGCACACCACAGGAGAGGTTGAGGGAGACGGTCCTGCCGTTGAGATTGTTCAGCTGCTGCTGCAAAACGACATCATCGACTTTGTGGTTGGAACTAAAATCAACATCGCCCACCAAGATCCCAACCTGCCCGTTGAGCTGGAGATTCGGCGAAACGTGGTAAAGCGAATAGTGGAGCTGCTGGAGGGAAAGTACCTGAAGGAGGTGAGGCTGCAGTTTATTTAA